From the Balneola sp. genome, one window contains:
- a CDS encoding 1-pyrroline-5-carboxylate dehydrogenase (catalyzes the conversion of 1-proline-5-carboxylate dehydrogenase to L-glutamate): MPDRTLEKFKNETYLDFSDPTNDKAQKEALENVRSNFDQEYDLYINGEFVKGDAGTFESKNPSNLDETIGTFQMASKAQAFDALEKAWDAFESWQYVSAKKRADYLFKAADVIRRRRLEINAWMISEAGKNYLEADADTCEAIDFLDYYAHEALRIDEGMDVLDETWGDYNRTIYMPIGAGVSISPWNFPFAIFVGMAAAPIAVGNTVVAKPAPDTPKMGQLLVEIFEEVGLPKGVFNYVTGGDIEVGENLAKHPKTRFISFTGSKGVGLHLADIAAQVPEGQKFLKRLVCELGGKNATVVDEDADIEKAATEIVKGAFGFQGQKCSAGSRVIAHEKIYDELLEKVTAKTKALKVGNSKENHISGAVINQKAVDKIMSYIEIGKEEGRLMAGGKRAETPDKGYYIEPTVFADISEDDRIAQEEIFGPVTAFIKGKDTDDLLRIANGVDYGLTGAYFSQDPKKIDRALREYRVGNLYINRKCTGALVGAQPFGGFKLSGTDAKAGGRDYLKYFLEPKSTTLRPADGVDYDLQKFEFANQK; encoded by the coding sequence ATGCCCGATCGAACCTTAGAAAAGTTCAAAAATGAAACTTATCTGGACTTTTCCGACCCAACAAATGACAAAGCTCAAAAAGAAGCGCTCGAAAACGTTCGCTCTAATTTTGATCAGGAATATGATCTTTACATCAATGGAGAATTCGTAAAAGGGGACGCCGGAACTTTTGAAAGCAAAAATCCTTCGAATCTTGATGAAACTATTGGAACCTTCCAAATGGCAAGTAAAGCCCAGGCTTTCGATGCGTTGGAAAAAGCTTGGGATGCTTTTGAGAGCTGGCAATATGTTTCTGCTAAAAAACGAGCTGACTATCTTTTTAAGGCTGCAGATGTTATCCGTCGCCGAAGGCTGGAAATCAATGCCTGGATGATCAGCGAGGCCGGGAAAAATTACCTGGAAGCTGATGCCGATACCTGCGAAGCAATAGATTTCCTAGACTATTACGCACATGAAGCACTCCGCATTGATGAAGGAATGGATGTGCTTGATGAGACCTGGGGTGATTACAACCGAACCATTTATATGCCTATTGGCGCCGGTGTTTCTATCTCTCCGTGGAATTTCCCATTCGCTATTTTTGTAGGAATGGCTGCCGCACCAATCGCTGTGGGTAATACTGTTGTAGCTAAACCTGCACCTGACACTCCAAAAATGGGACAGCTTCTGGTAGAAATTTTTGAGGAAGTCGGACTTCCAAAAGGAGTATTCAACTATGTAACAGGTGGCGATATTGAAGTAGGTGAGAATCTCGCTAAACATCCTAAAACACGCTTTATTTCCTTTACCGGATCTAAAGGAGTAGGTCTTCACCTCGCTGATATTGCCGCTCAGGTTCCTGAAGGTCAGAAGTTTTTAAAGCGTCTTGTTTGTGAATTAGGTGGAAAAAATGCCACTGTAGTTGACGAAGATGCTGATATTGAAAAAGCAGCAACTGAAATTGTTAAAGGCGCTTTTGGTTTCCAGGGACAGAAATGTTCTGCGGGTTCCAGAGTAATTGCTCATGAGAAAATTTATGATGAGCTACTCGAGAAAGTTACTGCCAAGACTAAAGCACTTAAGGTTGGCAACTCTAAAGAGAATCATATTTCCGGAGCTGTTATCAATCAAAAAGCTGTTGATAAAATCATGAGCTACATCGAGATTGGTAAAGAAGAAGGACGATTGATGGCCGGTGGTAAACGAGCTGAAACTCCTGATAAAGGATATTACATCGAACCGACGGTGTTTGCTGATATCAGTGAAGATGACCGCATTGCACAAGAAGAAATCTTTGGTCCTGTTACTGCCTTCATCAAAGGAAAAGACACGGACGATCTTCTACGTATCGCCAACGGTGTTGATTATGGATTGACGGGAGCTTACTTCTCACAAGATCCTAAGAAAATTGATCGCGCGCTTCGTGAATACCGCGTTGGTAATTTATACATCAACCGTAAGTGCACCGGGGCACTTGTTGGAGCCCAACCATTTGGTGGCTTTAAGCTAAGTGGTACCGATGCAAAAGCCGGTGGACGTGACTACCTCAAATACTTCTTAGAGCCTAAATCAACGACTCTGCGTCCTGCTGATGGGGTTGATTATGATCTTCAAAAGTTTGAGTTTGCAAATCAGAAGTAA